CCAGCACATCGCATCTGATTAACAGAAGCTCGCTGACAGGGTAGCAAGTCAACAAGCAGAATTAGAAGACAACCACCACTtcactaaacaaaacaaacaaaaggccagaaacaaacaaaccacaagaGTTTAGCAGGATTGTGTTGTGACAAAAACAGTGCAAGCAGGGATATCTCCAAAAAGGAGGTGAGGCTGCACACTACCATCTTTGCAAGAAACATGGTGGATTGAGGTATCACTGCCTCTATTCCCCACCGCAGCACTGCCAAACCCCAAACTGGTTTTGCAGAGCCTTTAAAGAAACTACGCAGCACGGTAGCTAGCACTTaaaattctgaattttcatcTCAAAACGTCAGCTTTTGTTTCaataaagtcaaaagaaaaatcagtttggaaGATCTGAAGACAACTTCCCCTACCAGTAATGCAGTATGACCAGCAGTTCTCACCCCCTGTAACCCTATATGGAAAACACCAAGGAACATAAGCCTAGCCATTTGGGACACTGCTTTGACATCCAGAGGTGTTATGACAAGCTCTGACTGCTGCTCTTAGCACCTCCTCTGAGCATCAAAGTTCACAAAACCACTTATGAAAACACCAACTTTCACTTACCACACACTTCAGACACCAGTTTCTGAGTTTCCCCAAGCAGTTGTCTGTCTCTGTATGTTCGGgtctgcagaaaaagcagaggatTAGGCTGGACTTTTCTCCCAACACACATCCTTATACCTCCTATGGACTGTGAATTCTAGTTCTACCACACTGAATCAAATGCTTTTCGTCGTGATGAAAAGCCTTTGACGCtgcacaacaaaaccaaaaagaataaagaatgtCAGGTCCCTTATTCTGAAGGCAGACATTTGACTTAAGTGCCATGAAGAATACAACAAGAGTTGCTATTCAGCTAGCAAATCTTACAACGCTAATCAGAATGTTGTATTAAAAACCCATTCTGCAATAAATTGTAGTACAGAATTCATTGCAAAAACAGGTGCAGCTACAGCAGTAGCAGCATTACCTTATTGTTGTCACTACTGAACCTTTCCAGAACAGAATCCTCTCCAGTTCAGAAGGGAATTCAGTCTTCAAGGCTCATTCTGTACCCGCCATCTCTGCTCAGGCCATCACAGGGGAACCAGTTAGCAtcgttcattttgttttgttgttatggATACTTCATACCAAAATGCAACATAAAGCCCACATAAGCAAAATATGTTGCTGATTTAGGCTGAAATAAATCCGATTGCAGAAGTGAAAGACCATCTAACTGCTTCAGTTCCATGGCCTCACACGAAAAGGGGAATGTACAGCACTTGGTTTACGCTCCAACATGGGGATTTTCCAAAACTTTCTCACCACTGGCCAAATTATGCTCGTGAAGAAGATTtcagtgcctgaactgcagatgcTGAGAACTATGAAATGAAGAACAGTGGAGAAACTGTCCTTTGGCCTGTCTCAACAGGCCAAAGTAGAAATACAGGCTTTAGGTTCCAGCCAGAACTTACTCATCAGACACTTCGATGGAGGATTTCTtacagccagatttttttttctcctttagcgCTCCaaattttcttcccatccttACCAACAGCAGAACGACCACAATGGCGGAAGGGAGAAATACTAAAATGGACAGCAGCGTCGCCGACGTTAGCTGGAAGGAAAGACCTGCAGGAAAGACAAAGAGCAGTAAAATACGGCTTTCTTAAGTCTCTGTGACAAACGTTCATCCAGGACACAGGTTGCTAGCCTTTTCATATAaagcacagagctggcagattTGAAACAGCTTGTCACTGAATCTGTAGGATTCCCATCACGTATCCAACACACTAGGGTGCTTTATATGCAAAAAACTACAAAGGAAGGCAGGTCACGACATAGTTCTTTCACTGTGTCTAAGCTGCAAATTTGGGGCAGGTCTCACACGCAGGGCAGATGAGGAAACTAAGTATTACTGAGAATCAGTGTTTGTGATGTGACAGTTATTTTTAGACCGGTATTTCCTAAACGTTTAGCTTGTTCTACTGCTGCAATATGTGGAGACCGTAACTCCTGAACATAGGCACACTTTTGATTTCTGTTATCACTACAGCTTCCtctgttccttcctccctccagTCAAGACGAGCTGAGGTAACTCTTGCTGAAATTTTAACATGGAACTCCAGGGAACCCATTTCACACGATGCTCAGACTTCTAAGATCCTGACAAAGCTGCAATGCAGCTGTATCTCATAGATGAGGACATGCCATTGAAATGAGCCTTACCTCTCTCCACAACGATCAGCATTATCTGGGGAATGTTATGGTACACGTCTGGAGGATTcctcacgctgcagatgaacgTCCCATTGTCAGTCATCACTGGGCTTTGGATAGCAATGGAAGCATCACCCTTGGCAACGTTGCCAACCCAGGATATCCTGTCTTTGAACTTTCCCACTGTTGTTAGGTATGGAACAGACTGATAATGAAAAATCTAAAAGGAGACAAAGACAATAATTGTGCCAATAAAACACTCGTCTAAGAAAGCAAAGTAAACTACTTTTTAGATTGTAAACATAAAGGAATATACGTTAAGACATCAGAAAGAATACTTGTTATACAGGAGACCTTTTCAAGTTCCTATTTGATAATTCTGAGCGGGTCCCATTACATTAGATCTCCAACGCTTTTATCTACCAGCCTCAGCACTCAGATGTCACCATCACCATTctgaccaactccttcccttctGCAGATACTCAGTTAAGAAGCAGAGCAGGCTGCTTCTCTCATGCAAGACAGAACATTGCAGTTCTTCAGGTTTTGGTTCTTGCACTTTTGCCCTTGCTGTCCTACTAGTAGAGACTTACCAGACCTCACTTCATAGAAGCAGCACCCTTGTTTCAGAGACAAGGACACTCCTAAGAGATCAAACTCTTCAGGCTACAGCATACAATGCAGCACTTGTATCAAAACCCAGAGTTTATATACTTTATCATCATCATGCTATTAtacatttacataaaatatttttgcctaaAGAACATTAAAGCAATTTCACTTGGGAAAGAAGGCGACAACGAGACTCCCAAACCCCAAAATGATGAAGAAACACAgcaaggcaaacagaaaaaaatattgtaagatTTTCAGCATGCACAGAGGCCTGGGCAGTCTCCACTAGAAAAAGACTCCCTGCTCCACTTACTGTCTCCATCTGACCACTTGTGACAGGCCGGTATGTCCAGTCTATTGTCAGGCTTTCAGTGATGGGAGAACTGGATTTGAATGAGCATTTTAGCGTTACTTGTTCACCCACAAAAGCTCGCACTTTAGGACTGACTTTAATTTCCACAGAAAGAACATTGCAGACGCCTGATAGAACAAGCACAAAAGACAAGGATTAGATTCTTGTTATCTGTGAGGTGCAGGAGTAATGATATCCCAAAGGTATCGATGCATGTGCAGCTCAACCACAGCCCAAAGACTGAAGCACAGTCGTGACTACTTCCCTCTcaatgaaatttaaagaaaagcagacaaCTTCCTTAACCTATTCTCTGTGGAACTGGAACAAGTCCCAGTTAAAGTATTTATCTGGAAAACACCAACAAGAACCTATAGATATTTAGATGTGGAGAAAAAGAGCCGAGAAATCACATCAGCTAGCTCTCTGATGAGTTGCAAAGTGCCAGCTTTAGACTACTTCAAGGCAGTTCTAGCTCTGCTTGTCTTGCTCCAAAGTTGATACAGCCAGTGACTTGCACAGGCACCAGGCCAAGAGTCGCCCTGGAGCAGCAAGTACTCTTACTTCTTATTTTCAACGTACAGAACAACTTCTGCCTCATTCGCCCACTGCGATGCTCCAGCCAGGGATGTGGTCAGCCTGCCCAGCACTTAGCAGGAGCATCCTTCAGTTCCTCCCTTTCACGAATCTCCTGCTCCTGGCTTATGAAGATTTATTGCGTTGACACTCTGCTGACGTTCTGCTCTAGTTGTCACAGCTGCCCCCTGTGCTGTGCAGGCTCACAAGATGCAGGCACAGGCTTCTATTCGGATTTCCCAGGTCCTGTGCAAGCTTCTGGCATCACAGCCCTGATCTGCAACCACCGATACAAAATGCAGGGGTCCTGACGCCGCACACCTTTTGCTACCAGCTGAACGCCCAGAAACCCCGACTACAGCAGCTGGACCTCAGCAAAGCAAGCAAAGCTGGGGTGAGGAAACGGAGGCTGCCCACCGTGCCCTGCTGAAGGGGCTTCGTTCGCCCCCCAGCCCACCATCAGCTCTCCCTCCCAGAGACCCGCTCCGCCTGGGACCGCacagccccggccgccccccgcctccccacgGACCACGCTCCGCCGCCCCCGGAGCCGCCTCCCGGGCGCCCGGCTGCCGTGCGGGGAACGCAGCCGGGGCCCTGCCCGTcccaccccgccgccgcggcggccccCGGAGGCGGGAAGGCCGTCACCAGGAGCGCCCCCGTTACCGAGCAGCAGCAGGATCCCCCGCAGAAGGAAGaagccgccgccggccgccgccgcctcgccgcaCCACATCCCGGCTGCGCTCAGGGCCGCAACATGGCGGCTCACCTGCGGGCCGGCGCAGGTGAGGGCGGGAGCCGCCCCAAAATGGCCGCCCCCAGTCGCCATGGCGACGCGTCACCTGGGAGCGGAGGGGCCCGGCGCGGTCACCGGGCTCTGCCCTCTCGGGGAGGAGCGAGCCCCGAGAACCTCGGGCCCTCCGTTTCTGGGTTACCCAATTCTGGCACTTTTCCGAGCAGAAAGGCCCCCTCAGTTGAGGCGACGAGGGCGCAGCAGCACCGCGCCTCGCCCGTGCCGCGGCGCTTGTACAACACCCACACTGCTCTCCACCAGGTGCGTTTATTTATGGTACTCATGGTAGAAAACGAAAACGTACAAACAGCTAATGTGGCCAGCACATTACAGGCTGAGGCATAAAGTCATAAAGGTACTCTTTAAACAAACAGGCtgatgttttcacagaatcatacaatagAATCAtacatagactggtttgggttggaagagactttaaagcccacccagtgccaccccctgccctgggcagggacaccttccaccagcccaggttgctccaagccccgtccagcctggccttgaacccctccagggatggggcagccacagctgctctgggcaacctgggccaggggctcaccgccctcacagcaaagaatgtcttcctaatatttaatctaaacctcCTGTCAGCTGGAGAGCCGAGGGGAAAGGTCAGCATCGGGATATACCAGCAGAGCAGGAGTGGGAAAAGGAGCTGCcaaagcacagcagaaagtgGTGTCCTCAGCTACCGCAGTTACAAAGCCTACTGAAGCTGCCAGAGATCGATATCATAAAGAAACCCACTGGTAAACATTATCCCTAGTAAGTAACAGCATCCATTCCCAAACTGTAATACTTCCCATTTAAAGTAGCAAAGAGATTTAAAGTATGTAGTAGCAACTGGCTGCTCCTCTGATGCCTCCCATAGTCAGTCTTCCTTTTAGTGTCATCAAAGAGGattttgagggaggaaaaacaggGCAACACAAACACACCTTGCAATTTTTAAGGTGCAAGAGCCCGTCTGGCTCAGACACTTTGAAAATCTCTGTTCAGTCAGCTATCTTGGCATTTTGTTTGAATCTTTTGGCATTTTTTCATCTCCAGAGCAGCCTTCTTCACACTCTACAGCTGCAAAGACAAAGGTAAGTTCCTCATTCATGGGCCAAGTTCCTCCTGGTTTGTTTCAATGAAGGAAATTTATGACTTATGTTAATGTCATTAATGTCATCCTCTTTCCTTGCCAGAATTTCAGGTTGAGCAGGGATACCACACTCGCAGCATGAGACGTCTCTAATTCAGCTTTGTTCTAACATCCAAAATTACAAGCTTTCACCGTCTGCTTTAGAAGTACCTAAGAAGAAAGattataaggaaaacaaaacagattcaTTACTGAGGATTATTGTTGAAAACAGCAGTAGTAGAGGCCGCTGCTGACCTCAGAAATTGAGAGGGTAAAGATTATGCCGAAATGTTTCAGCAAAGCCAGCAAATCTGGAAACAGTTCCAGTCTTCCTGTagcaattt
Above is a genomic segment from Chroicocephalus ridibundus chromosome 18, bChrRid1.1, whole genome shotgun sequence containing:
- the MPZL3 gene encoding myelin protein zero-like protein 3 encodes the protein MWCGEAAAAGGGFFLLRGILLLLGVCNVLSVEIKVSPKVRAFVGEQVTLKCSFKSSSPITESLTIDWTYRPVTSGQMETIFHYQSVPYLTTVGKFKDRISWVGNVAKGDASIAIQSPVMTDNGTFICSVRNPPDVYHNIPQIMLIVVERGLSFQLTSATLLSILVFLPSAIVVVLLLVRMGRKFGALKEKKKSGCKKSSIEVSDEPEHTETDNCLGKLRNWCLKCVDTDEEDPY